TTGTATGTGAATTTGAATTCTGGGCCTACCTTTGACGTAATGGCTGCGTTAAAGTTGAGCTGAACTAGGTCTCCTGTCGGTTTATAGATGAATTGGTCAAACCCCAGCGTCGTCATCGATTTTCCACCGTCGCTGGATAGTCGCGCGGACTGAAGCACGGTAATGGCGAAGTGGATTCCCTGCAGAAGCGAGGATTTCCCTGAGTTGTTACCTCCGATGAGTACAGTCAAACGCGGAGTTACAAAATCGATCTTTTCAATCCGTTTAAATGAGCATACTTCTATCCCTTCTACTTTCATGATGTTCAATTCCTCTGAGAGCATAAGATCCAAACGTTAATAGCATCAGTGTAGTTCATTTGGATTCACTTGAGGCCCATAGCTGACTTGTTGGCAAGCGAACATAACGATTATTTTTGCAGCGCTCGTCCTTAGGCGGCCACCACAGCAAAAAAACAAACAGAGGGTATCGTATAGCCATGTGGGACATTTGACAGGCTTTAGGTTACGCAGTGTTGTGTCTGCCAGTACCACCAGATGGTATCGCTCGCTGACCTGAAGCCGCTGCGTTTAGATGTAGCTACTATTAGATTGGTTATCCAAGCACACCCTTACTCTCAGAGTCATAGAGTACCCAGAGGGGCGTTTATCTCACCTTGGCCATCATATTTAGTGGATGATATCTATGAAATTCAGCGCAGCAAGAAAACACCGAGCGATTGCCGAACTACGTAGTCGCGTGGCGAGTCCTAGTTTGGGGCCTCAGTCTATGCTTGCTGGTTTGTCCCGGTAATTCTCAACGTTGGGCAGGCCCAAAAGTATCAACGGACACCGAGAGAGTGCCCGTACTCTCTTTGCCCGGATCGGCGCTGGTTTTTGCGGGCGCGACTGGAACGAACGGACTGGCGCGCCGAGATGAATTCCGTTGCGCCACTGTTTGAGTTTTTCTTCGATCAACGACGTGCTGACGATTTGCGGGTACGAGGGTTTTTCGTGGTCGCGGGTTTCCCACTCGGTGATGTGTTGGGTGGCGTTGGCAAATGCTGCGGCGAAGTCGTCGGTCTGATTTAGCGCGTCGGCGAAAAATGCCTTGCTGAACCAGGTGATGTCGGAATCGGTGCCGCACCCGAATGAGGTACGGTCTTCGCGTGCAGCAGTGATGATCATCGTCGTAGAATTTTTCAGCGCGTCGATAAAGCCGCCTGAATAACACGCCGAGATCACGATCACTTTCCAGCGGATCGGGGTCTTGTTTAGCGATTCGGCTAGATCTTCCGGCGCGATCTGATTCAGCGGCAGCGGATCCATATCGACATAAAGCTGATGATCCTCGCTGCCGTGGCTGGTGAGGAAAAGCAGCAATATGTCTTCGTCGCGATTCATCTTTTTCGCGACCGCGTCGAGCGCGATATCAAGATTGGTCAGGCTCGCGATGGGTCGGTCCGCTAGGGTCGCGACATTGTTTTCCAGCAGCAAGGTATGTCCGGCCGCATCGAAGCGTCGTATGAATTGTTGTTCGACAAATTCCACTTCGTTGCGAAATACATTTTCTTCGCTGTCGCCGGCAAAGCCGATCAGGTAGAGATTGGTCTTGCCGGAGATGTGTGGCACGAGTTTGCCGATCGCGTTCTGCATCTGGTGCGGCTGGTCGTACATCACCGATTCGGCATCGAAATCCGGTTGCGCATCCGGATTGATATCGGTGCCGGCATTGTTATCCGGCGTGGCATCTGAAAACTGCGCGTCTGCGGTTATGCCGCCGGCATCGACGCTGTCCTGATTCCAGAACGCTGGTTTCGGCAGAAAACTCCACGGCACAAACGTGATGCAAAACACCAGCACGCCAGCCGCGATCCAGCGCCACGTTGACGGCGCATGCAGACGCGCGGCAAGGCGCAGCAGGATCACAAACCACCACGCATGCAACAACCAGAACAGCGGCTGGATCAGCGCTGGCTCATGACGTTCCAACCACGGTTCAATCCATTCCTGCGCCGGCGTCTGCAGCAGAATCTGGTACATGATCGCCGCGGCCATGAGCAACGCGGAAAGATCCCACACCAGTTCGCGGCGCCTCACGAGCATCGACATCGCATACGCCGAGAGCAGAATCAGCAACGCTTCCATCGCCATCGCCAACGCGCCGCTCAAGTCGAAAACATTTGGTAGCGGCGTGATCAGCCAGTTGAAGCCGATGTTCGCCAGCGTGGCGACGGCGAGCAGGGCGAAAAACAATCCCGGCCCTTGCAGGTAAGGGCGGCGCAACGGGCGCAGGAACACATCGACGAGAAATCCGGAATACAAAGCGCGCAATAAAATCGACATGAATAGGTGGGGATCAGGTGAGCGAAATTTTTTCAAAGCTCTCGATACAGCGATGGCCGCCGATCTCGGGCGCGCTGCAAATCATTGGCGGGCGCGCTAGCAGTATCGTAGCGAAGCCGGCAGTTCGCGCAGCATCGAGTTCTTCGACGATATCGGACAAGAACAAAACCTGATCCGCCGGCACATCGATTACACGCAGGATATTTCGATACGACTCAGCATCGCGTTTCGGCCCGCTGGTGGTGTCGAAAAATCCTGAAAACACATGACGCAAATCGCCGGCTTCGCTGTTGCCGAAAAACAATTCCTGCGCCTGGATCGAGCCCGATGAATAGACATAAAGTTTGATGCCTTGCGCGTGCCATTCGCGCAGCGCGCGCACCGCGTCGGGGTAGACATGCGCACGATAATCGCCAGCGGCATAACCGGCCTGCCAGATCATGCCTTGCAGCGCTTTCAGCGCGGTGGATTTGCGATCTTCATCGATCCAGCGCTGCAGCAGCGCGATCATTTCCTGCTGGGTCGCGGATATCAGCCCGGCTTCTTTCGCCGCATCGTGCAGCCAATGCTGCACTTCGGGCGTGTCGGCATGAGTGACGATGAATGCCGGCAGCCGCTCACGCGCGTACGGAAACAGCACATCCTTGACGAAGCTGATCGAGCTGGTGGTGCCTTCGATGTCGGTGAGGATGGTGGTAATCACGGTGGCCTCCTTTGATGGCTGAATCAGCCTGAAAAATCCTGAACTAACGATGCCGTATTCAACCACGAATCGATGTAGTGGCGATGTCACGAAACCGCTACAATTTTTTGCGCAATGCTAGCGCGCTGGCGGCGCATTCTCGGTGATGGTGTAGGCGCCTTCGATCGCGCGTTTGGCACCGAGCGGATCGCTGATGCGTGCAATCAACATGCTGCTTTCGCCGCGCCCGGTAATGCGGATATCGCCGAAGCCGAGCAAGCGTCCCCAGCCGCTTTGATGCAGGTCGATGGTCTCGATTGAGGCGAGCCGCAGCTCTTCGGTTTCGCGGCTGACAAAACCGCGCTTGCGTACCACGCGGCGATTGGTCACGCCTTGTTCGATCGCACGCAGACGCAGGTATTCATAGATCACGCCGATCAGTGCGATACCGATCGTCGGGATGGTCAGCACGATCCACAGGATCAGCCAGCCTTTGGCGGTCCAGTGCAAACTAAAAATGGCGACGATGTGTTCGTCGGGCGCGAGTGATTCCTGCAGATACGACATGTTCAGGCGGCCTGCGTTGTGTTCACCGGCAAACGCGGGAAACGTTCGGCAATATCGCTGCCGGTGAAGTTGGCCACCCAGCCTTCCTTGTTGGTGAACAGGCGGATCGCGATGAAGTAGGGCGCCTCACTCATGTCGAACCAGTGCGGTGTGCCATCGGGCACGCCGATCAGGTCGCCTTGCATGCACAGGATTTCGTAAACCTTGCCGGCGACATGCAAGGTAAACTGGCCTTGGCCGGCAACGAAAAACCGCACCTCGTCTTCCGAATGCGTATGTTCGTTGAGAAACTTCTGGCGCAATGCGACGCGATCCGGGTGATCCGGATTCAGGCTGATCACATCCACCGCCTGATAACCGTGGTCACGCTGCAAGCGTTCGATATCAGCACGATATGCGGCGATGACTTTTTCCTGGCTGTCGCCCGGACGCACCGGCTCGCTCGCCTGCCAACGCTCGAAACGCACGTTGATGTGCGCGAGTTCGCGCGCCATGGCGGCGTGATCCTCGGTGCTCAGGATCGGCGTATCGCCGCTATTGTCGTGATAGATGCGCAATCGGCTCATCGGTTTAGTCTCCTCAGGTCCAGCTCGCACGCGAGCAGAAATTCGAATGCTTCGAGATGGCGGCGCGTTTCCGCCATGTCGCGTCCCCATGTGTAGATGCCGTGGCCGTCGATCAGATAGCCGTGCAGCGGAGTGCCGCTATCGATGTAGGCATCGACCTGCTTGACCAGCGCCGGCATGTCCTGCGTGTTCGGAAAAACCGGCAATATAATCACGGTTTCATGCGTGGGCGTGCCGCTGATTGCCTTGAGCAATTCCCAGCCTTCGAAGCGAATTGCACCGGCCTTGGCCCACAGCCGCGAAGCCACGGTCTGGTTGTGCGAGTGCGTGTGCAGCACCGCGCCGGCATCGGCGTAGCGCGCATAAATCTGCGTGTGTAGCAGCGTTTCCGCCGACGGCCGCGCGTCGGTATCGACGGCCTTGCCATGCAGATCCACAACCATCACATCGTCGGCGCCGAGATTGCCTTTGTCGCGACCGGAAATCGTAATCGCCGCGTGGGCATCGTCCAGCCGCACCGAAAAATTGCTGCTGGTCGCGGGCGTCCAGCCGCGTACGGCGAGGTCGCGGCCTGCATCGGCGATCTGCAGCGCCGCGTGCGCCAGTTGTCGCGCATCGTAATTTTTCAAACCATTGCTCACTTCAAGACGTGTTGCATTCGCACATGACTATAGCGTATTCGATAGCGGGTTCGGAGTACGGCCTCGCGACATTTCACCGACACAAGCAACCGTATAATGCCCGCCCGGAACACAACACCAATCCCACAGCCAAGTACGATGGAGGTTTCCAATGTCGAACTCAAGCCCGAACGCCACCCGGCGCCGTTTTCTGCAACTCGCGGCGATCGGTGCCGCCAGCGCGCCGTTGCTCGGTATTCTCGCTCAGCGCGATGCGTATGCCGATGATTTGCCGCACCTCACGGAATCCGACGGCACCGCCACCGCGCTCGGCTACAAGGAAGATGCGAGCAAGGCCGACGCGGCGAAATTTCCCGCCTACAAACCCGGATTGAATTGCGCCGGCTGCCAGTTTTTTCAGGGCAAGGCGGGCGATGCGTTTGCGCCGTGCCAGTTGTTTCCAGGCAAGGCGGTTTCGAGCAAGGGTTGGTGCAGCGGTTTCAACGCGAAAAAAGCCTGATCGGTTTTGTCGCTTGCGGCAAATGCGAGCGAGCTCCCGTATTTGCCGCAAGCAGTGATGCTGCAAGATGATCCGTGCTTGACCGATGTGCATCTTGCCGTGAAAGTAGCGACATGATTATTCTTTTTCTCGTGTCATGAGTGCGCTGCTGGAGCTGACTCCGCTCAGCGGATTTTTACTGGGCCTACTCGTGGGCATGTTGCTCGCGGGTTGTCTGTTGCTGTGGCGCTTGTCGTATCGCGTGGCGCAAGCGCGTACGGAAGGCGGCGCGGCGCGCGATGCCGAAATCGCGCAGCTAGAAACCGAACGCGATGGATTGCGCACCGCGCAATCCTTGCTAAGCGCCGAGCGCGAAAAATTGCAGCGCATCACCGAGCAGGATGAAATAGCGGTGCGCACGCTGATCGATGAGCGTGCAACGCTGAAGGCGCGTCTCGAACGACTGCCGCAGCTGAATCAGGAATTGCAGAGTGCGCGGGATGAACTCGCGCGCATGCGCCAGTTACACGAAAACAGTGAGCAACGCGCCACCACGC
The sequence above is drawn from the Pseudolysobacter antarcticus genome and encodes:
- a CDS encoding C13 family peptidase, translated to MSILLRALYSGFLVDVFLRPLRRPYLQGPGLFFALLAVATLANIGFNWLITPLPNVFDLSGALAMAMEALLILLSAYAMSMLVRRRELVWDLSALLMAAAIMYQILLQTPAQEWIEPWLERHEPALIQPLFWLLHAWWFVILLRLAARLHAPSTWRWIAAGVLVFCITFVPWSFLPKPAFWNQDSVDAGGITADAQFSDATPDNNAGTDINPDAQPDFDAESVMYDQPHQMQNAIGKLVPHISGKTNLYLIGFAGDSEENVFRNEVEFVEQQFIRRFDAAGHTLLLENNVATLADRPIASLTNLDIALDAVAKKMNRDEDILLLFLTSHGSEDHQLYVDMDPLPLNQIAPEDLAESLNKTPIRWKVIVISACYSGGFIDALKNSTTMIITAAREDRTSFGCGTDSDITWFSKAFFADALNQTDDFAAAFANATQHITEWETRDHEKPSYPQIVSTSLIEEKLKQWRNGIHLGAPVRSFQSRPQKPAPIRAKRVRALSRCPLILLGLPNVENYRDKPASID
- the mtnC gene encoding acireductone synthase, encoding MITTILTDIEGTTSSISFVKDVLFPYARERLPAFIVTHADTPEVQHWLHDAAKEAGLISATQQEMIALLQRWIDEDRKSTALKALQGMIWQAGYAAGDYRAHVYPDAVRALREWHAQGIKLYVYSSGSIQAQELFFGNSEAGDLRHVFSGFFDTTSGPKRDAESYRNILRVIDVPADQVLFLSDIVEELDAARTAGFATILLARPPMICSAPEIGGHRCIESFEKISLT
- a CDS encoding PH domain-containing protein, coding for MSYLQESLAPDEHIVAIFSLHWTAKGWLILWIVLTIPTIGIALIGVIYEYLRLRAIEQGVTNRRVVRKRGFVSRETEELRLASIETIDLHQSGWGRLLGFGDIRITGRGESSMLIARISDPLGAKRAIEGAYTITENAPPAR
- a CDS encoding 1,2-dihydroxy-3-keto-5-methylthiopentene dioxygenase codes for the protein MSRLRIYHDNSGDTPILSTEDHAAMARELAHINVRFERWQASEPVRPGDSQEKVIAAYRADIERLQRDHGYQAVDVISLNPDHPDRVALRQKFLNEHTHSEDEVRFFVAGQGQFTLHVAGKVYEILCMQGDLIGVPDGTPHWFDMSEAPYFIAIRLFTNKEGWVANFTGSDIAERFPRLPVNTTQAA
- a CDS encoding methylthioribulose 1-phosphate dehydratase, which codes for MSNGLKNYDARQLAHAALQIADAGRDLAVRGWTPATSSNFSVRLDDAHAAITISGRDKGNLGADDVMVVDLHGKAVDTDARPSAETLLHTQIYARYADAGAVLHTHSHNQTVASRLWAKAGAIRFEGWELLKAISGTPTHETVIILPVFPNTQDMPALVKQVDAYIDSGTPLHGYLIDGHGIYTWGRDMAETRRHLEAFEFLLACELDLRRLNR
- a CDS encoding high-potential iron-sulfur protein; this translates as MSNSSPNATRRRFLQLAAIGAASAPLLGILAQRDAYADDLPHLTESDGTATALGYKEDASKADAAKFPAYKPGLNCAGCQFFQGKAGDAFAPCQLFPGKAVSSKGWCSGFNAKKA